The following are encoded together in the Humulus lupulus chromosome 5, drHumLupu1.1, whole genome shotgun sequence genome:
- the LOC133778089 gene encoding ras-related protein RABD2c, which produces MNPEYDYLFKLLLIGDSGVGKSCLLLRFADDSYLDSYISTIGVDFKIRTVEQDGKTIKLQIWDTAGQERFRTITSSYYRGAHGIIVVYDVTDQESFNNVKQWLNEIDRYASENVNKLLVGNKCDLTANKVVSYETAKAFADEIGIPFMETSAKSATNVEQAFMAMAAEIKNRMASQPVNNARPPTVQIRGQPVNQKSGCCSS; this is translated from the exons ATGAATCCCGAATA TGACTATCTTTTTAAGCTTTTGCTTATTGGAGACTCTGGTGTCGGTAAATCATGTCTACTTCTGAGGTTTGCT GATGATTCATACCTGGACAGCTACATCAGTACTATTGGAGTTGATTTT AAAATCAGAACTGTGGAACAGGATGGGAAGACCATTAAACTTCAAATT TGGGACACTGCTGGCCAAGAACGTTTCAGGACAATCACCAGTAGTTACTACCGTGGGGCTCATGGCATTATT GTTGTCTATGATGTCACAGACCAAGAGAGCTTCAACAATGTCAAGCAATGGTTGAATGAAATTGACCGCTACGCCAGTGAAAATGTGAACAAGCTTTTAGTTGGAAACAAGTGCGATCTTACAGCGAACAAAGTAGTGTCCTATGAGACTGCTAAG GCATTCGCTGATGAAATTGGAATCCCATTCATGGAAACTAGTGCCAAGAGTGCAACAAATGTAGAGCAAGCTTTCATGGCCATGGCTGCTGAAATTAAGAACAG GATGGCTAGCCAGCCCGTTAACAATGCCAGGCCACCGACGGTCCAGATCCGAGGACAGCCCGTCAACCAGAAGTCCGGTTGCTGCTCGTCTTAA